In the genome of Actinomadura luzonensis, the window AGGGCCTGCCGCTGGCGATCGAGCTGGCCGCGGCCCGGCTGCGCGAGGAGAGCGTGGAGGAGCTGGCCGCGCGGCTGGAGGACCGCTACGCGGTGCTGGGAGTCACCGACCGGCCCGTGTACGACGCCGACCCGCCCTGGCACCAGGCGCTGCGTACCGCGGTGGGCTGGAGCCACCAGCTCTGCACCCCGGCGGAGCGGCTGTTGTGGGCGCGGGCGTCGGTGTTCGCGGGCGGCATCGACCCGGCGGCGGTCAAGCAGGTGTGCGCCGACGACGCGCTGCCGTCCTGGCGGATCCCGCAGCTTCTGGAGTCGCTGGTGGACAAGTCGATCCTGCTCTGGGAGCCGACCGGCGACGGCGACCGCTACCGGATGCTCGACACGATCCGCGAGTTCGGCGCGTCCTGGCTGCGCGACCTCGGCGAGGAGGAGGCGATGCGCCGCCGGCACTGTGACCACTACCTGGAGCTGGCCGCGGCGGGCGACGCCGCCTGGCTCGGCGCCGACCAGTACGCCTGGTACGACCGGATGACGGCCGAGCACGGCAACCTGCGCGCCGCGCTGGAGTACGGCCTGGCCCGCCCGGAGGGCGACCTCGCGCTGCGGCTGGCCGGCTCGCTGTGGTTCTTCTGGTACCCGTGCGGCTACAACAAGGAGGGCCAGCACTACCTGGAGCGCGCGCTCGATCTGCATCCTGAGCCGGGCCCGGCCCGCGACAAGGCGTTGTGGGCGTGCGCCTTCGTGCACCTGTGCCAGGGCGAGCCGGTCGTCGCGGAGAAGCGGGCCGCCGAGTGCCTGGCCGACGCCGAGCGGCGCGGCGCGGAGGAGACGGCGGCCACCGCGCGGGCGGCCCTCATGGTGGCCGCGCTCATCCTCGGCGACCAGCAGCGCGCGGTGGAGCTGGCGCGCTCGCTCCTCGCCGGGGGCGACGGCGTGCTCACCCTGGGCGCGTCGCTGGCCTGCACGAGCCTCGGCCTGCTGTACACCAGCCAGGGCCGGCTCGACGAGGCGATCGCGGTGCTGCGGCGCGGGCGGGCGCTGTCGGACCGGCACGGGGAGCGCTGGCTGCGGGCCTTCGGCGACACCCTGCGGGCCCAGGCGGAGCTGTCCTGCGGCGAGGCGGGGCAGGCGTGGTCGTACGCGCAGGCGGCGCTGGAGGCGAAGTGGCGGCTGCACGACCGGGTCGGGGTGGCGATGGCGCTCGACGTGCTCGCCCAGGCCGCGGTGGCGGCGGGCCAGGGGGAGCGGGCGGCGCGCATCCTGGGCGTGGCCGGGCAGGTGTGGGACGCTCTCGGCAAGCAGCAGGCGGGGCAGCCGGAGCTGGTGGCGGTGCGGCGGGCGTGCGAGGAGCGGGTGCGGCTGACGCTCGGCGACCGCGCCTACGAGCACGCCTTCCGCGCCGGGCGCGCGGCCGATCTGGACACGAGCATCACGTACGCGCTGAGCCGCCCGTGAACGGCTGGCCGGTCAGTCCCAGGCGGCGGGGTCGGCGGCGAGCTGGCGGACGCGCTCGGGCAGCGCGCCGGAGGCGACCTGTTCGAGCGTGACCTCCTCCAGGATCGCCCGCTCGGTGGCGCGCAGCGCGATCCACACCTGCTGCAACGACTCGGCCGGCCCCCGGTAGCCGACGTGCTCGGGCCGCTCGCCGCGCACGTTGGCGAGCGGGCCGTCCACGGCGCGGATCACGTCGGCGAGGGAGATCTCCCCGGCGGGGCGGGCCAGCACGTAGCCGCCCTCGGGCCCCCGCTGCCCGCGCACCAGGCCGGCGCGGCGCATCTGGAGCAGGATGTTCTCCAGGTATTTGGGTGGCATGTCCTGCTCCTTGGCGAGCTCGCCCACCGTGGTCGGGCCGGCTCCCGCGGCGGCGAGTTCGGCGGCGGCACGGAGGGCGTAGTCGACACGAGCGGAAAGGCGCATGTTCTCGATTATCCCTCCTGGTCAACACTGGTTAGGCGCAAGGTCGTCAGAACGGGCAGGAGATCCGAACTCTCCCAGGCAGGAGCGCTAAACTTCCAACATTCTTTTCGATTCCGAAGCAGAACGACGGTGGGGATTCAGCGTGGTGGAGCGACGCCCTGGTGTGCCCAGACTGCTGAGGGAGATCAACGACCGGGCCGCGCTGGAGCTGCTGCTGGCCACCGGTCCGATGACGCGCGGCCAGATCGGCGACCTGACCGGCCTGTCCAAGGTGACGGCCTCGCAGACGCTGTCCAGGCTGGAGGAGCGCGGCCTGGTCGAGGTGGTCGGCACGCAGGCCGGCGGGCGGGGGCCCAACGCCGCCCTCTACTCCGTGATCGCCTCCAGCGCGTACGTCGCCGGCCTGGAGGTCGGCCCCGAGCGCATCTCCTCGGCCGTCGCCGACATCCACGGCCGCACGATCGCCGAGATCACCGTCGACCCGAAGGGCCACGACGATCCGGTGGCCGCCGTGCACGAGGCCATCGTCAAGGCCTGCCGCGGCGCCAAGGTGGGCCTCGGCAAGCTGCGCGGCGTGGTGATCGGCACTCCCGGCGTGGTCGATCCGCGCAGCGGCGACGTGCGTTTCTCCTTCGACCTGCCCGGCTGGCACGAGGGCATCCACGAGGCCCTGGCCGGCGACCTGCGGCGCGAGGTGACGATCGAGAACGACGTCAACCTCGCCGCCATCGCCGAGCGGGCCGACGGGGTCGCCCAGGGCGTCGACGACTTCGTGCTGCTGTGGGCGAGCCGCGGTCTCGGCCTCGCGGTGATGCTCGGCGGCCGGCTGCACCGCGGGCGCTCGGGCAGCGCGGGCGAGATCGGCTACCTGCCGGTGCCCGGGGTGCCGCTGCCGGAGGACATCCGCACCGAGCCCGGCCGGCTGCCGTCGCTGGCGGGCGGCCTGCAGTCGCTGGTCAGCGCCGAGGCGGTGGCCGAGCTGGCGCAGGGCTACGGCTTCGCGGCGAGCAGCGCGGGCGAGTGCGTACGCGTCGCGATGGCCGCGGGCGAGCGCGGCGAGCCGATGCTGGGCGAGATCGCCCAGCGGCTGGCCCTGGGCGTGGCCGCGGTGTGCGTGATCCTCGACCCCGGCCTGGTGGTGCTGGCCGGGGAGGTGGGGCAGGCGGGCGGCGACGCGCTGGCGTCCCGGGTGGAGGAGGCCGTGGCCCGGATCTGCCCGGTGCGGCCCCAGGTCGGCACCACCACGGTGACCGACCGCAACCCGGTGCTGCGCGGCGCCGTGCTGGCCGCCCTCGACCAGGCCCGCGAGGAGCTGCTGGCCCCCTGAGCGACGCCCAGGGGACCCGCGCGGGCGCCGTGCAGACCCGCGCGGGACGCCGCACGGCCTCCCTCGCTAGGCGGTCTGGAGCAGCTCCACGGCGGCCTGGGCGTTGGCGCGGGCGGCCCCGTACGTGGCGATGTAGGCGGCGCTGTCCGGCCGCCACACCGGCAGCCCCATCTCGATGACGGTCGTGTCCGGCCGGGCCGCCACCAGCGCCGTGACCAGGTCGCGGCTGGCGGGGTGGCGGTGGGCGTCCTTGACGACGACGACCAGCGACCGCCCGGCGGCCTTGGCCAGCAGCGCGGGGGCGTCGGCGGCCGACGGCTCGACGCGGACGATCTCCGCCTCCGGCAGCCACGGCCCGACCCCCCACGGCACGTCGCCCACGGCGATCGTCGGCGGGGTGTCCACCTCGACCACCAGCGGCTCGACCAGCGGCTCGGGCGCGCCGGTCAGCCGCACGGCGCGGCGGGCGGCGTGCAGCCCCACGACGTTCTGGGCGGCGGGCACCTCGCGTTCGCCGCCGAACCAGGCGCGCAGCTCGGCCACCCGCGCCGCCGCCTCCTCCAGCCGTTCGGCGGGCAGCCGGCCCTCGCGCACCGCGGACACGATCTCGGCGATGATCGCCTGCACGTCGTCGTAGGTGGGCAGCGGCCCGAGGCACAGCAGGTCGGCCCCGGCCGCGAGGGTCAGCACGGCGCCCCCGGCCAGGCCGACGCCGCGGGTGATGGCGTGCATGTCGAGGGCGTCGGTGACGACCACGCCGTCGAAACCGAGCTCGCCCCTGAGGAGCCCGGTCAGCGCCGCGCCGGACAGCGTGGCGGGCAGCTCGCCCGTCACCGCCGGCACCGCGACGTGCGCGGTCATCACCGATCTCGCCCCCGCCCGCACGGCCGCGAGGAACGGCGCGAGCTCCCGCTCCCGCAGCACGTCGAGGCCGACGTCCACGACGGGGATCGCCAGGTGCGAGTCCACCCGGGTCGCGCCGTGGCCGGGGAAGTGCTTGACGCAGGCGGCCACGCGCAGCGACTGGAGCCCTTCCACGGCGGCGACGGTGTGCCGGGCCACGAGCGCGGCGTCGGCGCCGAACGAGCGGGTGCCGATCACCGGGTTGTCGTCCTCGGTGTTGACGTCCGCGCTGGGCGCCATGTCGAGGTTGATGCCGCAGGCGGCCAGCTCGGCGGCGATGGCCCGGTAGACCGTGCGGGTCAGCGCGGGGTCGTCCACGGCGCCGAGCGCCGCGTTGCCCGGGTACGGGCTGCCGACGTGGTAGGCGAGCCGGGTGACGTCCCCGCCCTCCTCGTCGAGCGAGATGACGGGCTCACCGGCTCCCCGCAGCGCGGTGGTCAGCTCGCTCACCTGGCCGGGGTCGGCCACGTTGAACCCGAAGAGCGTCACGCCGCCCAGGCCGTGCTCCAGCTCGCGCAGCACCCATGCGGGCGCCTCGGTGCCCTGGAAGGCGACGAGCAGTGTGCCGGCCGCCAGGCGGCGCAGCCCCCGATCACTCTGACTCATGGCTCCTCATCAGTGGAAGACAGGCAGGATCGGGCACGGCGCGCGCGGCGCCGTGCCGGAGGTGGTGGTGGTGCGTCAGCCCTTCACGGCCCCGGCGACCAGGCCGGAGACCATGCGGCGCTGCACGAGGAGGAAGAAGATGACGACCGGGACGGTCATCAGGGTGGATCCGGCCATGATCGCCCCCCAGTCGACGCCCTTCTGGCCGAAGAAGTACTGCAGCGCGACCGGCATCGTGTAGCCCTCGGAGCCGGACATCAGGTAGAGGGCGAAGACGAGGTCGTTCCAGGCCGTGATGAACGAGAAGATGCTCGTGGCCACCAGGCCGGGCGCGACCAGCGGGAAGAGCACCTTCCAGAACGCCTGCATGCGTCCCGCGCCGTCGATCCAGGCCGCCTCCTCCAGCGACTTGGGCACGGCCGCGACGAACGTGCGGAGCATCCAGACCCCGAACGGCAGCGTCAGCGCGACCTGGGTGACGATCAGCCCGAGCAGGTGGTCGCCGAGCCCGACCCGCTTGACCATCATGTAGAGCGGGATGAGCAGCCCCTCCGCCGGCAACATCTGCACGATCAGCAGCACGACCAGGAACACGCTGCGGCCCTTGAACCGGAAGCGGGCGATGGCCGTGGCCGACAGCAGGGCGAAGGCCGAGCCGATGAGCACCGTGCCGAGCGCCACGATGGCGCTGTTGCGCATGTAGAGCCAGATGGAGTTGTTCGCGATGCCCTCGGACAACACCCGCGAGAAGTGGTCGAAGGTGAAGTGCGTCGGGAACGGGACGAACTCCGTGGTGAAGATCTGGTCGTTCTCCTTGAAGCCGGTCGCCACCATCCAGTAGACGGGGAAGACGGCGTAGAGGAAGACCAGGACGCCGGCGGTGTTGAGGAGGATCTTGCCGAGCCTCCTGCGGGCGAGCGGGGTCACATCTCCTCCTGCTTCACGATCTGCCTGACGTACACGACGGTGATGATGAGCAGGATGATCGTCAGGACGACCGAGATCGCCGCGCCGGTGCCCAGCTTCTGCGGGGGCTTGAACGCCTCGGCGACCGCGTACATGGACAGGTTGAAGCCCTCGCGGTTGGTGGGGCCGTTCATCAGCACGTAGAGCTGGCTGAAGATCTTGAAGTCCCAGATGATCGACAGGATCGTCAGGACGGCGAAGACGGGCTTCAGCATCGGCAGGGTGATCTTCGTGAACGTGCGCCACGGGCCGGAGCCGTCCACCCGCGCCGCCTCGTACAGCTCGTTGGGGATGCCCTTGAGCCCGGCCAGCACCGAGACCGCGATGAACGGGAAGCCGGCCCACACCACGCAGACGACCAGCGCGATGTAGAGGGGCAGGACGTCGTTGAGCCAGGGCGTGCCGGCCCAGCTCGCCTGGCCGTCGGGCGGCGCGGCCAGCCAGTCGGGCAGCAGGTCGAGCGCCCAGTTGACGATGCCGGCCTCGGCGTCGAAGAGCGAGCGCCAGATGACGCCCTGCGCGACCGGCGGCACGGCCCAGGCGAACATGCACCCGATGACCACGAACAGCGACATCTTCTTGCCGAGCTTGTGCAGCAGCACCCCGACGGCGGTGCCGACGATCAGCGTGAGACTGACGGCGACGAAGGCGAAGACGACGGTGTTGCGGAGGGCCGACCAGAAGATGTCGTTGGCCAGGACGTTCTCGAAGTTCTGCAGGCCCACCCACTCGGCCGGCCTGGTGCCCCTGATCTGCGCCAGGCCCACCTTCTGGAAGGCCATCACGGCCAGCTGGAACATCGGGTAGAGCAGCAGCCCCGCGATGACCAGCAGGCCGGGGACGAGCAGGACGTACGGGATGCTCCACGCCGGCAGCCCGCCGGCCCGCGCGCGAGCGGCGTTCTTCTTGCGCCGGTGTCCCGGGGCGGGGGAGGACCCGCCGCCCCGGGTGACCGTAGTCGGGTTCGCCATGGTTACTGGTTCAGGATCTCTTCGAGTTCCTTGTTGGCGTCGGTGAGGGCGGCGTTGGTGTCCTTCTTGCCCTCGATGACGGCCCGGGCGGCGTTCTGCAGGACCATCTTGGTGGCGTCGGCCTCGGCCCAGTTGGGGTCGGCGGGGAAGGCGCGGGCCTTGGCGAACGCCTGGGCGAAGGCGCCCTGCGCCGGGTCCTCCTCCAGCTTGGCCAGGCTGTCCGGGTAGACCGGGAGCAGGCCGCCCTCGGTCGCGTAGCGGTCGGCCCAGGTCTTGCTGGTGGCCAGCTTGATGTACTCCTTGCCGAGGTCGGCCTCCTTGGTGCCGCCCCACAGCGCGATGTCGTTGCCGCCGAAGAAGGACGGGGCCACGCCGCCGGTCTTGGCGGGCAGCGGGAAGAAGCCGAGCTTGTCGCTCTTCAGCTTGCCCTTGGAGTCCTCCTCGATGCCGGGCAGGTCCCAGGCGGCGGTGAGGTACATGGCGACCTTGTTGTTGGCGAAGCGCTTGCGGATGTCGACCGTGTTGAGCGTGAGGTTCGCCTTGGCCGACAGGCCGCCGGTGACCAGGCCGGTGTAGGTCTCGAAGCCCTTGACGAAGCCGGGCTCGGTGAGCTTGCCGACCCACTTGTCGCCTTCCTTGACGGCGTAGTCGCCGCCCTCGGACCAGGCGAACGCGGCCAGCAGGTGGTTGGCGTCGGAGCCGCCGTTGAAGGCGAAGCCGTCGACCCCGGCGCCCTTCTCCTTCTGGATCTTCTTGGCCGCGGCGACGAGCTCGTCCCAGGTCTTCGGGACCTCGATCTTCATGTCCTCGAACCAGTCCTTGCGGTAGAGCACGGCGCGGGCGCCGGCGCCCCACGGCACGGCGTAGATCTCGCCGTCCACGGTCTCGTAGCCGTAGAGGTTCTGGGGGATCCGCGCGCGGTCGCCCTCGCGGGCGATGTCGGTGATCGGGGTCAGCGCGTCCTGGCTCTGCCACATCGGCACCTGGTCGTTGCCGATCTCGGTGACGTCCGGCCCGGTGCCGGTGGCGGCGGCGGCGAACTTGTCGGCGACCTGCGGCCACGGGATCCACTCGAGCTTGACCTCGGCGCCGGTCTGCTTCTTGAACTCGGCGTTCAGCTCTTCCATGTACTTGGCGGCGGCCGGGTTGCTGTCGCCGAGGCGCCAGACGCTGAGGGTCTTGCCGGCGTACTTGGGGCCGGCGGCGGAGGCCGCGGCGCTGGGCGAGGAGGAGGTCTCGCCACCGCCGGAGCCACAGGCGGCCAGGCCCAGGGCCAGGGCGGCCGTGGTGACCGTAGTGGCTGTGATCTTCGCGATCCTCACAGGGTTCTCCCTTCCCGGGTGCTGGCCTACGGTCCGCACCAGGCTGATCGTCAAATGCCGAACGACGCTGCTAAACTAACAAGAAACTTTCTTAAAAGAAACGCTCGTTAGCCATTCGTGACGAGAGGGGTGCGGTAATGAGTCGAAGCCCGGGTGTGCCCCGGCTGCTGCGTCGGTTGAACGATCGCGCGGCACTCGAGCTCCTCCTCGTGGACGGCCCGCTCACCCGGGCGGAACTGGGCGAAAGGACCGGGCTCTCCAAGGTAACGGCAGGTCAGCTCCTGTCCAGACTGGAGGAGCGGGGCCTGGTCGAGGTGGCGGGCGAGCGGGCCGGCGGGCGCGGCCCCCACGCCGCCCTGTACGGCGTCGTTCCCTCCAGCGCGTACGTGGCCGGCCTGGAGGTGCTGCCCGACAGCCTGACCGTCGCTGTGGCCGACATCACAGGCCGGATCGTGGTCGAGATCACCGTCAACCCCGGCGACGGCGGCGACCCGGTCCGCACCGTGCACACCGCCGTTCAGCGGGCCTGCGACACCGCCGGCATCGGCCTGGACCGGCTGCGGGCCTTCGTCATCGGCACCCGCGGCGTGGTCGACCCCGCGAGCGGGGACGTGCGCTGGTCGTACGACCTGCCCGCCTGGCACGTCGGCGTGCTGGCGAGCCTGCGCCGCACCCTCGGCGCCTCCGTCACCATCGAGAACGACGTCAACCTGGTCGCCCTCGCCGAGCACACCTACGGCGCCGCCGTCGGCCACGACGACTTCGCCGTCATCTGGGCGGGTGTCGGCCAGGGCCTCGGCGTCATGCTCAACGGCCGCCTGCACCGCGGCATCACCGGCGGCGCGGGCGAGATCGGCTGGCTGCCGGTGCCCGGCGAGCCGCTGCCCACCGACGTCGCCGAGCCGCAGTCCGGCTCCTTCCAGCGCCTGGTCGGCCACGACGCGCTGCGCGGCCTGGCCCGCGAGCACGGCGTCCAGGGGGCGAGCGTCCCCGACCTGGTGCGCAACGGCGGCGAGGACTTCCTCGACGCGGTCGCCGCCCGGCTCGCGGTGGGCGCGGCGGCGGTCACCGTCGTGCTGGACCCGGCGCTCATCGTGCTGAGCGGCGACGTCGGCCGGGCCGGCGGCGAGCGGCTGGCCGCCAAGGTGCAGGAGGCCGTGGCCCGCGTGTGCCCGAGCCGGCCCGACGTCGTCACCACCCGGGTGGCCGGGAACCCCGTGCTGCGCGGCGCGCTGGTGGCGGCCCTGGAGCAGGCCCGGGAGCAGGTCTTCTCCGACACTGTGTGAAAATCGTTGCCCATGTGGCAGTCCCCGAACGACCCCCGCAACGACGTGGTGCTGATCTCCGACCCGCGGGTGGCCGCGATCCCGGTGGAGGAGTCCGGCGAGCCGCTGGCCGAGGTGCGCGGCCGGCTGCGGGTGGACGGGCGGCTGGCCGACCCCGACGGCGCCTACGCCCACCTGCGCGCCGGCCTGCTGGAGCGGCTGGAGCACGCCGAGTCGCTGCTGCCCGGCGGCTACCACCTGCTGGTCGTCGAGGGCTACCGGCCCATCGCCACCCAGTCCCGCTACTTCACCCGCTACCGCGACGAGCTGCTGGCGGCCAACCCCGGCATGACGGCCGAGGAGGCGCACGTCGCCGCCAGCCGCTACGTCTCGCCCGTCAGCGTGGCCCCGCACACCGCGGGCGCGGCCGTCGACCTCACCCTGTGCGACCCCGAGGGCGCCGAGTACGACCTGGGCACCGAGGTCAACGACAACCCCGAGCAGAGCGACGGCGCCTGCTACACCGCCGCCCCCAACATCTCGGCCGAGGCCCGCGCGCACCGCAAGCTCCTGGCCGCCGCCCTGGAGCCGGCCGGTCTGGTCAACTACCCGACCGAGTGGTGGCACTGGTCCTACGGCGACCGCTACTGGGCCCTCGCCACAGGCGCCCCCAGCGCCGTCTACGGCCCCACAGGTTTTACCGTCTGACAAGCTGGCGTCCGGAAGGTTTTCCGCGAGCTGTCGCCGGGGCACAACCTGTTGCGGGTACTTGACTCCCCCCAACGAGGTGCAGGCATGATTCCGCTGATCGGGATCGAAGAGGAATACCTCATCGTCGATCCCCGCACCCGCCACGTCTCCCCCCACGCGGCCGATGTGCTGGCCGCCACCACCGGGATGGCCGACGTGGTGCACGAGATCACCCGTTTCCAGGTGGAGGCCCGCACGCCGCCCTCCGCCGACCTGAGCGAGCTGGGCTCGCAACTGCGCGGCGTGCGCAAGGAGGTGGCCGACGCGGCCCGCACGTGCGGCCTCGCGGTCGTCGCCAGCGGCATCCCGGTGCTGGGCGACGTCACCTCGCCGCCGCTCACCGACGTGCCGCGCTACCTGTCCAGCAGAGTGGCCTACCGGGCGCTGCAGGACGAGATCACCATCTGCGCGCTGCACGTCCACGTCGACGTGCCCGACCACGAGCACGCCGTCTTCGTGGGCAACCACGTGCGCTGCTGGCTGCCGACGCTGATCGCGCTGGCCGCCAACTCGCCGTTCTTCGCCGGCCGCGACACCGGCTACGCCTCCTGGAGGGTGATCTCCTGGGGCCGGTGGCCGGTGGCGGGCGCGCCGCCGTACTTCGCCTCCTACGCCGACTACGAGCTGGCGCTGCGGGCGCTGGCCGAGTCGGGCGCGCTGCTCGACCCGAAGACGGTCTACTGGGACACCCGTCCGTCGCCGAGCCTGCCCACGGTCGAGATCAGGGCGGCCGACGTGCCGCTCGACGTGAGCGACAGCCTCACGCTGATCGGCCTGGTGCGGGCGCTGGTGGTGACCGCGCTGGAGGCCGTGCGGCGGGGCGACCGCGGGCTGCCCGTCGCGTCGGAGGTGCTGCGCGCCGCCTACTGGCGCGCGGCCAGGGACGGGCTGCCGGGCGAGGGCCTTGACGTGCGCGACGGCACACGGGTGCCGTCGTGGGTCCTCGCCCGGCGGCTCCTGGAGCACGTACGCCCCGCGCTGGCCGCGGCCGGCGACCTGGCGTTCGTGGAGGAGGGCCTGGACCGGCTGCTGCGCAACGGCTCCGGCGCGATGCGGCAGCGCCGGGTGCACGCCCGCGGCCACGACCTGAGCGAGGTGGTGGACGACCTGATCGAGGCCACGGTCGCCTGACGCGGTCAGCGCAGGGCGAGCGCCACGGCCACCCCCAGGCCGAAGGCGACCACCACGCCCCGCAGCACCTTCGCCGACAACAATCTGGCCAAGCGGGTGCCGAGGAAGCCGCCCGCCAGGCTGGCCGGCGCGATCACCGCGACCGCCGCCCACCGCACGTCGCCGAACAGCGAGTACGCCCCCGCCGACACCGTGCTGATCACCAGCGCGAGCACGGCCCGGACGGCGTTGACCCGGTGCAGCCCGTCGTGCAGGAACACGCCGAGCACGGTCAGCAGCAGCACGCCCATGCCGCCGTTGAAGTACGCCCCGTAACACCCGCCGAGGAACACCCCGGCGTGCACCAGGCGGCTCGGCGGCCCGCCCGCCGCGCCCCCGAGGCGGGCCCGCAGCCACGGCTGGGCCAGTAGCGCGAGGCTGGCGAAGCCCACCAGCCACGGCACGATCGACTCGAACAGCCGCCCCGGCGTGACCAGCAGCAGCGCGCTGCCCGCGGCCGCGCCGGCCAGGGCGGTGGCCCCGAGCGCCACCGCCCTGCGCCGCTGCCCGCGCAGCTCGGCCCGGTAGCCCAGCACGCCCCCGAGGTAGCCGGGCCACAGGGCCACGGCGTTCGTCACCGACGCGGTCAGGCTCGGGTACCCCAGCGCCAGCAGCGCCGGGAACGAGACGAGCGTGCCGCCACCGGCCAGGGCGTTCACCACCCCGGCCAGCAGCCCCGACCCCGCCAGGAAGAACAGCTCCGCCGGGCTCATCGGCCGGCGGCGTAGCCCTGGGCGCCACGCGGATTGGCGGCGGCCTTGAGGAAGCCGCCGTCGCGGGCCACCGCGCTGAGCCGGCCCAGCGACCACGGGCCCTGCACCTCGATCTCGTGCCCGCGCCGCCGCAGCTCGGCCACCACGCCCGGGTCCAGCCGCTCCTCGGCGTGCAGCACGCCGGGGCGGGAGCCGCGCGGGAAGAAGGAGCTCGGGAAGTGCTCGGAGTGGAACATGGGGGCGTCGACGGCCTCCTGGAGGTTCAGCCCGCCGTGCACGACCGCGAGGAAGAAGTTCACGCTCCACTGGTCCTGCTGGTCGCCGCCCGGCGTGCCGAACGCCAGCCACGGCCGCCCGTCCCGCAGCGCGAGCGACGGCGACAGCGTGGTGCGGGGCCGCGCGCCCGGCCGCAGCGAGGCGGGCAGGCCCTCCTGCAGCCAGAACATCTGGGCCCGCGTCCCGAGGCAGAAGCCCAGGGAGGGGATGGTGGGGGAGCTCTGCAGCCAGCCGCCGCTGGGGGTGGCCGAGACCATGTTGCCC includes:
- a CDS encoding carbohydrate ABC transporter permease; translation: MTPLARRRLGKILLNTAGVLVFLYAVFPVYWMVATGFKENDQIFTTEFVPFPTHFTFDHFSRVLSEGIANNSIWLYMRNSAIVALGTVLIGSAFALLSATAIARFRFKGRSVFLVVLLIVQMLPAEGLLIPLYMMVKRVGLGDHLLGLIVTQVALTLPFGVWMLRTFVAAVPKSLEEAAWIDGAGRMQAFWKVLFPLVAPGLVATSIFSFITAWNDLVFALYLMSGSEGYTMPVALQYFFGQKGVDWGAIMAGSTLMTVPVVIFFLLVQRRMVSGLVAGAVKG
- a CDS encoding ATP-binding protein, whose product is MRAGSGQDDGQSRQPGGEQGGEPGSGTGGQPGSGPGSGPGGEPGSGPGNLPGETTRLIGRGAEVARLRALLTRSRLVTVTGVAGVGKTRLALRAAAELRPGLADGAWLVPLSPLAEESALPYAIAEALPLADQSAAPVTEVLAGYLAGRELLLVLDTCEHLAEACARVVTALLAAAPGLRVLATGRRALGLPEEQVMTLEPLPVPAAPPDGGASGAAGGSGAAGGIGGGAVALLADRAAAAVPGFAVTEHNRDAVVRVCRRLEGLPLAIELAAARLREESVEELAARLEDRYAVLGVTDRPVYDADPPWHQALRTAVGWSHQLCTPAERLLWARASVFAGGIDPAAVKQVCADDALPSWRIPQLLESLVDKSILLWEPTGDGDRYRMLDTIREFGASWLRDLGEEEAMRRRHCDHYLELAAAGDAAWLGADQYAWYDRMTAEHGNLRAALEYGLARPEGDLALRLAGSLWFFWYPCGYNKEGQHYLERALDLHPEPGPARDKALWACAFVHLCQGEPVVAEKRAAECLADAERRGAEETAATARAALMVAALILGDQQRAVELARSLLAGGDGVLTLGASLACTSLGLLYTSQGRLDEAIAVLRRGRALSDRHGERWLRAFGDTLRAQAELSCGEAGQAWSYAQAALEAKWRLHDRVGVAMALDVLAQAAVAAGQGERAARILGVAGQVWDALGKQQAGQPELVAVRRACEERVRLTLGDRAYEHAFRAGRAADLDTSITYALSRP
- a CDS encoding sugar ABC transporter substrate-binding protein, which gives rise to MRIAKITATTVTTAALALGLAACGSGGGETSSSPSAAASAAGPKYAGKTLSVWRLGDSNPAAAKYMEELNAEFKKQTGAEVKLEWIPWPQVADKFAAAATGTGPDVTEIGNDQVPMWQSQDALTPITDIAREGDRARIPQNLYGYETVDGEIYAVPWGAGARAVLYRKDWFEDMKIEVPKTWDELVAAAKKIQKEKGAGVDGFAFNGGSDANHLLAAFAWSEGGDYAVKEGDKWVGKLTEPGFVKGFETYTGLVTGGLSAKANLTLNTVDIRKRFANNKVAMYLTAAWDLPGIEEDSKGKLKSDKLGFFPLPAKTGGVAPSFFGGNDIALWGGTKEADLGKEYIKLATSKTWADRYATEGGLLPVYPDSLAKLEEDPAQGAFAQAFAKARAFPADPNWAEADATKMVLQNAARAVIEGKKDTNAALTDANKELEEILNQ
- a CDS encoding glycoside hydrolase family 3 protein; the protein is MSQSDRGLRRLAAGTLLVAFQGTEAPAWVLRELEHGLGGVTLFGFNVADPGQVSELTTALRGAGEPVISLDEEGGDVTRLAYHVGSPYPGNAALGAVDDPALTRTVYRAIAAELAACGINLDMAPSADVNTEDDNPVIGTRSFGADAALVARHTVAAVEGLQSLRVAACVKHFPGHGATRVDSHLAIPVVDVGLDVLRERELAPFLAAVRAGARSVMTAHVAVPAVTGELPATLSGAALTGLLRGELGFDGVVVTDALDMHAITRGVGLAGGAVLTLAAGADLLCLGPLPTYDDVQAIIAEIVSAVREGRLPAERLEEAAARVAELRAWFGGEREVPAAQNVVGLHAARRAVRLTGAPEPLVEPLVVEVDTPPTIAVGDVPWGVGPWLPEAEIVRVEPSAADAPALLAKAAGRSLVVVVKDAHRHPASRDLVTALVAARPDTTVIEMGLPVWRPDSAAYIATYGAARANAQAAVELLQTA
- a CDS encoding RrF2 family transcriptional regulator, which encodes MRLSARVDYALRAAAELAAAGAGPTTVGELAKEQDMPPKYLENILLQMRRAGLVRGQRGPEGGYVLARPAGEISLADVIRAVDGPLANVRGERPEHVGYRGPAESLQQVWIALRATERAILEEVTLEQVASGALPERVRQLAADPAAWD
- a CDS encoding carbohydrate ABC transporter permease — protein: MANPTTVTRGGGSSPAPGHRRKKNAARARAGGLPAWSIPYVLLVPGLLVIAGLLLYPMFQLAVMAFQKVGLAQIRGTRPAEWVGLQNFENVLANDIFWSALRNTVVFAFVAVSLTLIVGTAVGVLLHKLGKKMSLFVVIGCMFAWAVPPVAQGVIWRSLFDAEAGIVNWALDLLPDWLAAPPDGQASWAGTPWLNDVLPLYIALVVCVVWAGFPFIAVSVLAGLKGIPNELYEAARVDGSGPWRTFTKITLPMLKPVFAVLTILSIIWDFKIFSQLYVLMNGPTNREGFNLSMYAVAEAFKPPQKLGTGAAISVVLTIILLIITVVYVRQIVKQEEM
- a CDS encoding ROK family transcriptional regulator is translated as MERRPGVPRLLREINDRAALELLLATGPMTRGQIGDLTGLSKVTASQTLSRLEERGLVEVVGTQAGGRGPNAALYSVIASSAYVAGLEVGPERISSAVADIHGRTIAEITVDPKGHDDPVAAVHEAIVKACRGAKVGLGKLRGVVIGTPGVVDPRSGDVRFSFDLPGWHEGIHEALAGDLRREVTIENDVNLAAIAERADGVAQGVDDFVLLWASRGLGLAVMLGGRLHRGRSGSAGEIGYLPVPGVPLPEDIRTEPGRLPSLAGGLQSLVSAEAVAELAQGYGFAASSAGECVRVAMAAGERGEPMLGEIAQRLALGVAAVCVILDPGLVVLAGEVGQAGGDALASRVEEAVARICPVRPQVGTTTVTDRNPVLRGAVLAALDQAREELLAP